Genomic DNA from Tachyglossus aculeatus isolate mTacAcu1 chromosome 10, mTacAcu1.pri, whole genome shotgun sequence:
taattcattcattcaatcgtatttattgagtgcttactgtgtgcagagcactggactaagtgcttgggaagcccaagttggcaacctatagagatggtccctacccaacagtggtctcacagtctagaagggggagacagagaacaaaacaagacatattaaccaactaaaataaatagaataaatatgtacaaataaaataaataaatagagtaattcattcattcattcaatcatatttattgagcgcttactatgtgcagagcactggactaagcgcttgggaagtacaaattggcaacatatagagacagtccctacccaacagtgggctcacagtctcccccttttagactgtgagcccactgttgggtagggactgtctctatgtgttgccaatctgtacttcccaagcgcttagtacagtgctctgcacatagtaagcgctcaataaatacgattgattgattgattgatagaagggggagacagagaacaaaacaagacatattaaccaactaaaataaatagaataaatatgtacaaataaaataaatagagtaataaatacgtacaaacatatatatatatatatatatatatatatatatatacgggtgctgtggggaggggaaggaggtaaggcggaggggatggggagggggagaggaaggagggggctcagtctgggaaggcctcctgtccacgtgcctgctgtgtgaccttgggcaagtcacttaacttctctgagcctcagttacctcatctgtaaaatggggattaagacagagatcGGGACTATGCCCAATCcgattacagcgtggctcagtggaaagagcacaggctttggagtcagaggtcacgggttcaactcccggctccgcccattgtcagctgggtgactttgggcaagtcacttggcttctctgtgcctccattccctcatcggtaaaatggggatgactatgagtcccacgtgggacaacctgatcaccttgtatcctccccggcgcttagaacagtgctttgcacatagtaagcacttaataaatgtcattattattatctactccagcgcttggcacatattaagcccctaagaaatagcaccattattatcagAGGGCGGGGGGCCCTTGGTCCGTGAAGGGGGCTGGCTAGCAGGGTCAGAGGCCTCGCGCTCTCCTTTCCAGTGGTCATCACCGTGGTGTTCGTCACCATGGTCTCGGCGCTCGCGGTGATCGTCATCTACCTGTACAAGAACAAGGGGACGTACGTCACCTACGAGGCCCCCGAGGACGGTCCCGCCGCCTCCGTGCAGGTGGAGAGCAGCGGCCCCAGGCCGGGGAAAGAAGAGTATTTCATCTGACCTCCCGGCCGCGCCGGATTGGACCGGGGACCGTAGAGGGGTCGGCCACGGACCCCCGAAACAGAGTACCGGCCTCGGGTCGGGGGGCCAGCTGGAGACCTGAGACATTTGGGGAGGGGCGTCACGGTCTTCGGAAGACGGAAGCGCATTTGGGGaccactcccccttttagactcccccttttagactgtgagcccactgttgggtagggcctgtctctgtgtgttgccaatttgtacttcccaagcgcttagtacagtgccctgcacatagtaagcgctcaataaatacgattgattgattgattgatttggggaccACTCCACCGCTACCCGGTGCCATCGCCCCCGACCCCTCCAAACCCCCGTGGCCCAGTGACCCGTTATCGCCGGgacttcccctgcctcctggcaggAGGAGAAAGTCCAagcccaatttattttattttgttagtatgtttggttttgttctctgcctcccccttttagactgggatcccgctgttgggtagggactgtctctagatgttgccaattcggacttcccaagcgcttagtacagtgctctgcacacagtaagcgctcaataaatacgattgatgatgatgaagccccaTGGGGGGTGGAGACTGCTTTTAAACCCAGTGCTCGGTCCAGAGGCGTAGCACTTAGAGAAGTGCCCAACAAACACCCTAAGCAACCCCATCCACGTTCGGTTATTAAATGGCTCCGTCTTCCCTAAGTTGGACCCTTTTTTCccgtttcctcctgctttcaaagatttttttttttttttacgttcCACATTTTCGGATTTTCCTCGGTTTCTCCACGCTCGTGACTTGAGGCCGGGGAAACCGAATGAGGGCATGGTGCTCTAATGAGGTTCCGGCCGTCAGCAACCCGGAGACCCCAAACTTTTTGCGCGTTCTACTCTGGGTAATATACATCTCGGGACCCCCGCGTTGGCTTTCTCGGTAACGGGCCCGCCCTGCTGATGCTCGGAGTCCACCGGGGCCTCCGGCTCCTTTTCGGCTGGGCTGCATCTCGCCCGTCTCCCCCGCCGTTTTGGTGTTGGattttccagtgctttgcacatagtaagcgcttactaaacaccctcatcatcattattatcattttccttccctcctggagAAGCAGGGTCGCTTTTCTGACTCTTCTTGAACGCGTGCCCGCTGTTGGCACCATTTTTCCCCGGGATTAAATGCTCTAATGAAAGCGACGCCCGGGTCGCCAGGCTGAAGATCCAATCAGTCgctcaattaatggtgtttattgagcacttaatatgagcggaacactgtactaagagagtgGGTCCACGAACACGTTCAGtggaaggaggtggagagagctCAGCCAAGCCTCTGGTTCTCGAGCGTCTAATACAGCACCCTACCCACTGTAAGCCCTCATCAAAGAGGAGCGtaatggcctaacggaaagagcctaggcttgagagccagaaggccctgagttcgaattccggctccaccacttgtcagctgtgtgacctggggcaagtcacttcgcttctctgtgcctcagttccctcatctgtaaaatgaggattaagactgtgagccccgagtggggcaacttgattagcctgtatttacgcCAGtgctttagaaaagtgcttggcacagagtgagcacttaacaaatattattattagtattatcatggtattaagcacttacttaacaaatattatcattattattataagcgcttgacaaatattgtcattattattatggtattaagtgcttacttaacaaatattatcattattattatggtattaagcgcttacttaacaaatattattatggtattaagcgcttactctgtgccaagcactgttcccccttttagactgtgagcccactgttgggtagggactgtatatgttgccaatttgtacttcccaagcgcttagtacagtgctctgcacatagtaagcgctcaataaatacgattgatgatgatgttctaagcgctggggtaaatacagggtaatcagattgccccacttgggactcacagtctcaatccccattttacagatgaggtcccaggcccagagaagtgaagcggcttgcccaaagtcacccagctgataagtggttgccgacttgtccttcccaagcgcttagtacagtgctctgcacacagtaagcgctcaataaatacgattgaatgaatgatggagtcaggattagaacccacgacctctgactcccaagcccgggcgctttccacgaagccacgctgcttctcaattattatttctctggagcTCAAATTacctctaattataataataatggcatttattaagcgcttactatgtgcaaagcactgttctaagcgctggggaggttacaaggtgatcagttgtcccacagtcttaatccccatttgacagatgagggaactgaggcccagagaagtgaagtgacttgccctaagtcacccagctgacaattggcggagccgggatttgaacccatgcactTACTGCCCTGATGTCACCAATGCCTCAAGGAAACAGGGGAAGAGACACAGCCTCCTGGGagacaggtcctgggttctaattccgcctctgccacttgcttgctaggtgaacttgggcaagtcacttaattttcctgtgcctgtttcctcagctgtgaaatggagtttcacttttccattcttcctcttagactgggagccccttctaataataataataataatggcatttattaagcacttactatgggcaacacactgttctaagcgctggggaggttacaaggtgatcaggctgtcccccggggggggctcacggtcttcatccccattttccagatgaggtaactgaggcccagggaagtgaagtgacttgcccaaagtcacccagctgacaagtgggatttgaacccatgacttctgactccaaagcccaggctctttccactgagccatgactgtgagcccactgttgggtagggactgtctctatatgttgccaatttgtacttcccaagcgcttagtccagtgctctgcacatagtaagcgctcaataaatatgattgatgatgatgatgatgatgactctgtccCACCTAGTTAAcgtgtattcatcccagtgtatagaaaaatatttgacacatagtaag
This window encodes:
- the LOC119933635 gene encoding small cell adhesion glycoprotein; the protein is MDQTPPPPAGGILPTSPLAKATDTLSGDDTANTAVIAVVITVVFVTMVSALAVIVIYLYKNKGTYVTYEAPEDGPAASVQVESSGPRPGKEEYFI